One Benincasa hispida cultivar B227 chromosome 5, ASM972705v1, whole genome shotgun sequence genomic window carries:
- the LOC120078791 gene encoding low-temperature-induced cysteine proteinase-like, which translates to MAISSTFSFLTLAFLALFLCFSPFSSASHSSTFSIIDENAKHHMGIPDIADSDHLRSPQRTDDEVAALYESWLVHHRKAYNALGEKERRFEIFKDNLRFIDEHNRESRTYKVGLTRFADLTNEEYRARFLGGRFPGKPRLSAAKSGRYAAALGDDLPDHVDWRKKGAVAAVKDQGQCGSCWAFSTVAAVEGINQIVTGELISLSEQELVDCDKSYNMGCNGGLMDYAFQFIIDNGGIDTEEDYPYKGHDAACDPNRKNAKVVTIDGFEDVPENDESSLKKAVANQPVSVAIEAGGRAFQLYQSGVFTGRCGTNLDHGVVAVGYGTENGTDYWIVRNSWGKNWGESGYIRLERNVANITTGKCGIAVQPSYPIKTGSNPPKPAASPPSPVKPPTECDDYYSCEEGTTCCCIYQYGSTCFGWGCCPLESATCCDDHYSCCPHEYPICDLEAGTCLIDKDSTMGVKLLKRLPAKRTKGIQKFGELFVGA; encoded by the exons ATGGCGATTTCCTCCACTTTCTCCTTCCTCACCCTCGCTTTTCTAGCCCTCTTCCTCTGTTTTTCCCCATTTTCATCGGCTTCTCATTCATCCACCTTCTCCATCATCGATGAAAACGCAAAACACCACATGGGTATCCCCGATATTGCCGATTCTGATCACCTAAGATCCCCTCAACGGACCGACGACGAGGTTGCGGCTCTGTACGAGTCCTGGTTGGTCCATCATAGGAAAGCTTACAATGCTCTCGGCGAGAAGGAGAGGCGATTTGAGATTTTCAAGGATAATCTCAGGTTCATTGATGAACATAACCGGGAATCGCGGACGTATAAGGTTGGATTGACCCGTTTTGCCGATCTCACCAATGAGGAATATCGGGCAAGGTTTTTGGGTGGCCGATTCCCCGGGAAGCCTCGCTTATCCGCCGCCAAGAGCGGTAGGTATGCGGCGGCGCTCGGCGATGATCTTCCGGATCATGTTGATTGGAGAAAGAAGGGCGCTGTTGCGGCTGTTAAAGATCAAGGACAGTGTG GGAGCTGTTGGGCTTTCTCGACAGTTGCTGCAGTGGAAGGAATTAACCAAATCGTCACTGGTGAATTGATCTCTCTGTCGGAGCAGGAACTTGTGGACTGTGACAAATCATATAACATGGGGTGCAATGGTGGTCTTATGGACTATGCTTTCCAGTTCATCATTGACAATGGTGGAATTGACACTGAGGAAGATTACCCTTACAAGGGCCATGATGCCGCTTGTGATCCCAACCGG AAAAATGCCAAGGTTGTAACCATAGATGGGTTTGAAGATGTTCCTGAGAATGATGAGAGCTCTTTGAAAAAGGCTGTGGCAAATCAACCAGTTAGTGTTGCCATTGAAGCTGGTGGCAGAGCCTTCCAACTTTACCAATCG GGAGTCTTCACTGGCCGTTGCGGAACCAATCTGGATCACGGTGTTGTTGCGGTTGGATATGGTACAGAAAATGGTACAGATTATTGGATTGTGAGGAATTCATGGGGTAAAAACTGGGGAGAGAGTGGTTATATCAGGTTGGAGAGAAATGTGGCCAACATTACCACAGGCAAATGTGGTATAGCAGTACAGCCTTCATACCCCATCAAAACCGGATCGAACCCTCCAAAACCTGCTGCTTCTCCACCATCTCCTGTCAAGCCCCCGACAGAATGCGACGACTACTACTCGTGTGAGGAAGGAACTACCTGCTGCTGTATCTATCAGTATGGAAGCACCTGCTTTGGTTGGGGATGCTGCCCACTCGAGTCCGCAACCTGTTGTGATGACCATTACAGTTGCTGTCCACATGAATATCCCATCTGTGACCTTGAGGCAGGAACTTGCCTAATC GACAAAGACAGCACAATGGGAGTCAAACTGCTGAAGCGGCTTCCTGCGAAACGTACGAAGGGAATTCAGAAGTTTGGGGAGTTGTTCGTTGGTGCTTGA